The following nucleotide sequence is from Achromobacter spanius.
CCAGGACCGGCAAGGGCATGGTGTTGCCGCCGCTGGAAGGTTCGTAGACGCATTCCAGCGTGGCGGGGTGGCCAGCGGCCAGGCAAAGGGGGCAGCCTTCGGGATAGTCGCCGGGCGCCCACAGGCGGGTGCAGCGGATACAACGTAGGCCGGACAATCCAGGGTTCATCTGCATGGTCAGTACTTTGACGCGAGGAATTCAAGGGGAAGGGCGGGTGCGACTTGCAGCAGGCAGTCGCCGTCGTCACACCGGGCGATGGCGCGCAAGCACACGACCGTGCCCGCTTGAGGGCTATGCAAGGGGCGCATGGGCGTGTCGGGGCGGGCGGGTTCGATCAGGCGAGCAATCTGCTGGCCCGCTGTGACGGACTGCCCCAGTTCAACGCTGGGCACGAATACGCCGGATTCGCCTGCCCAAAGGGTGGCGGCGGGGGCCTCCAGGTCATAAAGCAGAGTGTTCGGATTGCGGGGGCGTGGTTGGCTGGGCAACAGGCCCAGCTCTCCCAGGCAACCGAGCAGGCCGTCGCGGCAGCGTTCGACCAGAGCGCTGTTGGTTTCTCTGCCGCCGCCGATTTCGGCGCTAAGGCGCAACACGCGGTGGCGGCTGGCCGCGGCCGGCATGGAGCCCGCTTCATTGCCGCGAAAGAACACGCAATGCGGCAGGCCGAACGCGCGCGCCAGGGCGGGCAGGCGCTCGTCGTAGGCGTCGCTGCCGTAGCGCGTGATCACGGACGATGGCAGATAACGCAGGGACGCGCCACCGCTGTGGACGTCGACCATGGCTTGCACGTGGGGCAGCAGACGCGTTTCGAGGGCGGCCGCCACGCTTTCGGTGTAGCCGCGCGCGGGGGCGCCCAGGAAGGCGCGGTTCAGGTTGCCGCCATCGGCGGGCGACAGTCGTGTGCCGGCCAGCGATGCCTCTGCGTTGACGGCGGGCAGCAAATAGACCGTGCCCCGTTGCAGTACGTTGGG
It contains:
- a CDS encoding succinylglutamate desuccinylase/aspartoacylase domain-containing protein, whose protein sequence is MIQVSREDFSVAAATNDSAYRRITIPMLRVDAGPGPAVALMAGVHGDEWEGQAAILDLWHHLPNVLQRGTVYLLPAVNAEASLAGTRLSPADGGNLNRAFLGAPARGYTESVAAALETRLLPHVQAMVDVHSGGASLRYLPSSVITRYGSDAYDERLPALARAFGLPHCVFFRGNEAGSMPAAASRHRVLRLSAEIGGGRETNSALVERCRDGLLGCLGELGLLPSQPRPRNPNTLLYDLEAPAATLWAGESGVFVPSVELGQSVTAGQQIARLIEPARPDTPMRPLHSPQAGTVVCLRAIARCDDGDCLLQVAPALPLEFLASKY